One segment of Actinomyces sp. 432 DNA contains the following:
- a CDS encoding fibronectin type III domain-containing protein has protein sequence MPAPMKLRRLGRRDLSRQRRKRLSAALAGLAALTLGTAAWMHDGVPQADVSLNDGGVWVTSTSEHLVARLNYPSKQIDGSIRTASADFDVTQSGENVLVPDLAAGAVASVDPTAVALSAGTQLPSSVSVLQGADRVFAVDSGAGTVTGTTVGAVDLLTAAPTLIEDAPGAVAVAGTDGSLHAVSAKTGTLTTVPVEASGWGKSSTRTLNLTDATDLAITAVGSRAVVLERGTGILHLPGGSTTDLGASGLVLQQPGPDADAVLVASRTALMSVPLDGSPITTVPASADDEAAVGVPAQPVRLGDCLYGAWSGSGHFLRQCGGDTESVSDAALASSSRPVFRVNRDAIVLNDITHGTVWLPDENLVLVEDWTDITSQTDDQADDKDDSAETSDSQSQPERTEENHPPQANDDSFGVRPGRSTVLPVLANDSDPDGDVLTAEAGDTGTAQVTSAQSGLALRIDTPPDATGTYTIPYTASDGRGGADSAVATVEVHDWSVNAAPEQTSTPTLVIAADASGSLDVLGNWLDPDGDTLYLVSAQGEGFDVRTTNEGTVNVRDTISTPGTRTLTVVVSDGQQAASGTINVDVQAAESVAPVANADHVRVVSGASTVVSPLDNDVSPTGDPLILAGLQEAPAGTSLEVNQQAGTFTFTAEHADTYYITYDVTSGSAVSHGIVRIDVVEPADPDVPPVTENDTALLREGGSTTVAPLSNDFDPAGGILVLQSASAPYDSGVTVTVVDHSLLQVSAAGTIGQSVEVEYTVSNGTASATGHMTVVPVTTAELQMPIAGADSAIVRVGDVVTISVLDNDTSPSGLALSVADELGVAGADLGTAWTSGDVVRFKAADTPGRTTLSYTIADTAGQTASGQIDIEVRARDDAANAAPSPQNLEASTVAGSAVTITVPLDGIDPDGDSVSLVGLDQAPTSGTVEASSTYLTYTPHEGTSGTDTFTYTVKDRFEARSTGTVRVGVAAAPTTNTAPVATDDLVVAQPDRTVVTDVVSNDFDADGDPLTLDDTPVSDDPALTLSVRSGRVVAELPREEGVYTAHYRVSDGEGGIDVGTITFQVLVDAPLLSPIGVDDYVTVDQVDADGMALVSVLDNDQDADGSPWDLTVTTEDTRAEVIDSSIRVTVGSEQRLVLYTITDQDGLTGNAVIVVPSRQDLRPRLDSTAIPVRIPADTTTAVNLADYILTHADTTPTITDASTVRTGTGLDTAAVTNGGEGLDLTPAEGFSGQTSVTLTVTDSAGDAALSSTLTLPVVVEATSNTPPVFTPTGISVAAGEDAVTAELSAMTQDADGDELSFSIGSAPAGFTTSLSGSTVTVAADAGTAVGTTAALPVTVDDGNNEPVTGELPLQVTESSRPLMTTAPATLSSDGSPVSIDVATLVTNPFPDQPITLSGSPQVTSGTGEVTASGTTLTITPGAGFVGRLVVVYEALDATGSAARAVTGTVTVTVTAVPDAPTGVSASPSGISAMNVSWTPGADNGSPITGYTLTETGGAGSWNCAGSPCAATGLTPGGTYSFQVVATNAVGASAPSAASAPVTLTVTPDAPTGVNLSGGNASVTVSWGAAAPSAGFPSPTRYSCCRTAVWFPARRCPGPRRRSAH, from the coding sequence GTGCCCGCACCGATGAAGCTACGCCGCCTGGGACGCCGGGACCTGTCCCGGCAGCGGCGCAAGCGCCTTTCCGCCGCCCTGGCCGGCCTGGCAGCACTCACCCTGGGAACAGCCGCCTGGATGCATGACGGCGTCCCGCAAGCGGACGTCTCCCTGAACGACGGCGGCGTATGGGTCACCAGCACCAGCGAGCACCTGGTAGCCAGGCTCAACTACCCGTCGAAGCAGATCGACGGCTCCATCCGCACCGCATCGGCGGACTTCGACGTCACCCAGAGCGGTGAGAACGTGCTGGTGCCCGACCTGGCGGCGGGCGCAGTCGCCTCAGTGGATCCGACCGCGGTGGCGCTGTCCGCCGGTACGCAGCTGCCCAGTAGCGTGAGCGTGCTCCAGGGCGCCGATCGAGTCTTCGCCGTGGACTCCGGCGCCGGCACGGTCACCGGCACCACCGTCGGCGCCGTCGACCTGCTGACGGCCGCGCCCACCCTGATCGAGGACGCCCCCGGAGCGGTGGCCGTGGCCGGCACCGACGGGTCGCTGCACGCGGTCTCCGCCAAGACCGGCACCCTGACTACCGTTCCCGTCGAGGCCTCCGGCTGGGGCAAGTCCTCCACGCGCACACTGAACCTGACCGATGCCACGGACCTGGCCATAACCGCCGTCGGGAGCCGCGCCGTGGTCCTGGAGCGCGGCACCGGCATCCTGCACCTGCCCGGAGGCTCCACCACGGACCTGGGGGCCTCGGGACTGGTACTTCAGCAACCCGGCCCCGACGCGGACGCGGTCCTGGTCGCCTCTCGCACCGCCCTGATGTCCGTTCCCCTGGACGGCTCGCCGATCACCACCGTCCCCGCCTCCGCCGACGACGAGGCCGCCGTCGGCGTACCCGCTCAGCCGGTGCGCCTGGGAGACTGCCTCTACGGCGCCTGGTCCGGTTCGGGGCACTTCCTGCGGCAGTGCGGAGGCGACACCGAATCCGTCAGTGACGCCGCCCTGGCATCCTCCTCCCGGCCCGTCTTCCGCGTCAACCGGGATGCGATCGTCCTGAACGACATCACCCACGGCACGGTATGGCTTCCCGATGAGAACCTGGTGCTGGTGGAGGACTGGACCGACATCACCTCCCAGACGGATGACCAGGCAGATGACAAGGACGATTCGGCGGAGACCTCCGACTCCCAGTCCCAGCCCGAGCGCACCGAGGAGAATCACCCGCCGCAGGCCAATGACGATTCCTTCGGGGTGCGTCCGGGCCGCTCCACGGTGCTGCCGGTGCTCGCCAACGACTCCGACCCGGACGGGGACGTACTGACCGCCGAGGCCGGTGACACGGGCACGGCTCAGGTCACCTCCGCCCAGTCCGGGTTGGCGCTGCGCATCGACACCCCACCGGACGCCACGGGCACCTACACGATCCCCTATACCGCGTCGGACGGACGCGGTGGCGCCGATTCCGCCGTCGCCACGGTGGAGGTCCACGACTGGAGCGTCAACGCGGCGCCCGAGCAGACCTCCACCCCCACACTGGTGATCGCCGCGGACGCCTCCGGCTCCCTGGACGTGCTCGGCAACTGGCTCGATCCCGACGGCGACACCCTCTACCTGGTATCCGCCCAGGGCGAGGGCTTCGACGTGCGCACCACCAACGAGGGCACGGTCAACGTGCGGGACACGATCAGCACGCCGGGTACCCGCACGCTCACCGTGGTGGTTTCCGACGGCCAGCAGGCCGCATCCGGGACCATCAACGTGGACGTGCAGGCAGCGGAGTCCGTCGCACCGGTGGCCAACGCCGATCACGTGCGCGTGGTCTCCGGAGCCTCCACCGTGGTCTCCCCACTGGATAACGACGTCTCCCCCACGGGCGACCCGCTGATCCTGGCGGGCTTGCAGGAGGCGCCCGCCGGGACGAGCCTGGAGGTGAACCAGCAGGCCGGCACCTTCACCTTCACGGCCGAGCACGCGGACACCTACTACATCACTTACGACGTCACCTCCGGCTCAGCCGTCTCCCACGGGATCGTGAGGATCGACGTCGTCGAGCCGGCGGACCCGGATGTGCCCCCGGTGACCGAGAATGACACCGCCCTGCTGCGCGAAGGCGGCTCCACCACGGTGGCTCCGCTGAGTAATGACTTCGATCCGGCCGGCGGGATCCTGGTGCTGCAGTCAGCGAGCGCGCCCTACGACTCGGGCGTCACCGTGACCGTCGTGGACCACTCGCTGCTGCAGGTGTCCGCGGCCGGAACGATCGGGCAGAGCGTGGAAGTGGAGTACACCGTCTCCAACGGGACCGCCTCCGCCACCGGTCACATGACCGTCGTTCCGGTTACCACCGCCGAGCTGCAGATGCCGATCGCCGGCGCCGACTCCGCCATCGTGCGCGTGGGGGACGTGGTGACCATCTCGGTGCTGGACAATGACACCTCCCCCTCGGGCCTGGCGCTGAGTGTGGCCGATGAGCTCGGCGTGGCCGGCGCGGATCTGGGCACCGCCTGGACCAGCGGAGACGTGGTGCGTTTCAAGGCCGCGGATACTCCGGGCCGCACCACTCTGTCCTACACCATTGCGGACACGGCCGGGCAGACCGCCTCCGGCCAGATAGACATTGAGGTTCGCGCGCGTGACGACGCCGCCAACGCCGCCCCCAGCCCGCAGAACCTGGAGGCGAGCACGGTGGCCGGCTCCGCGGTGACGATCACCGTGCCGCTGGACGGCATTGATCCCGACGGCGACTCGGTGAGCCTGGTCGGGCTGGACCAGGCCCCGACGTCGGGAACCGTCGAGGCCTCCTCCACCTACCTGACCTACACCCCGCACGAGGGCACCAGCGGCACCGACACCTTCACCTACACGGTGAAGGACCGCTTCGAGGCCCGCTCCACCGGGACCGTGCGCGTGGGCGTGGCCGCGGCGCCAACCACGAACACCGCCCCCGTAGCCACCGACGACCTGGTGGTGGCCCAGCCCGACCGTACCGTCGTCACGGATGTCGTCTCCAATGACTTCGACGCCGACGGCGATCCGCTCACCCTGGATGACACCCCCGTCAGTGATGACCCGGCGCTCACCCTGTCCGTGCGCTCCGGGCGCGTGGTGGCCGAGCTGCCCCGCGAGGAGGGGGTCTACACGGCTCACTACCGGGTCTCCGACGGGGAGGGAGGTATCGACGTGGGCACCATCACCTTCCAGGTGCTCGTCGACGCCCCCCTGCTCAGCCCGATCGGCGTGGACGACTACGTGACGGTGGACCAGGTGGACGCGGACGGCATGGCGCTCGTCTCCGTGCTGGACAATGACCAGGACGCCGACGGCTCCCCCTGGGACCTGACCGTTACCACCGAGGACACACGGGCCGAGGTGATCGACTCCTCGATCCGAGTCACCGTCGGCAGCGAACAGCGCCTGGTGCTGTACACGATCACCGACCAGGACGGGCTTACCGGCAATGCCGTCATCGTGGTGCCATCGCGGCAGGACCTGCGCCCACGACTGGACTCGACCGCGATCCCGGTGCGAATTCCGGCGGATACCACCACCGCCGTGAACCTGGCCGACTACATCCTCACCCACGCCGATACGACCCCCACCATCACCGATGCCTCCACAGTGCGCACCGGCACCGGGCTGGACACGGCCGCGGTCACCAATGGCGGTGAGGGCCTGGACCTGACACCGGCTGAAGGCTTCTCCGGGCAGACGTCCGTGACCCTGACGGTGACCGACTCCGCGGGGGACGCCGCCCTGTCCTCCACCCTCACCCTGCCGGTGGTGGTGGAGGCAACCTCCAACACGCCTCCCGTATTCACTCCCACCGGGATCTCGGTGGCCGCAGGCGAGGATGCGGTCACCGCGGAGCTGTCCGCCATGACGCAGGACGCCGACGGCGACGAGCTGTCCTTCTCGATCGGCTCCGCCCCCGCCGGCTTCACGACGTCGCTTTCCGGCTCCACCGTCACGGTAGCCGCCGACGCCGGCACGGCCGTGGGAACCACCGCCGCGCTGCCGGTGACGGTGGACGACGGGAACAATGAGCCGGTCACCGGCGAGCTGCCGCTGCAGGTCACCGAGTCCAGCCGGCCACTCATGACGACCGCGCCGGCCACTCTCTCCTCCGACGGCTCCCCCGTGAGCATCGACGTCGCCACGCTGGTAACCAACCCGTTCCCTGATCAGCCGATCACCTTGTCCGGCTCGCCGCAGGTCACCTCCGGCACGGGAGAAGTGACCGCCTCCGGAACCACCCTCACTATCACCCCCGGAGCCGGCTTCGTCGGCCGCCTGGTAGTGGTCTACGAGGCACTGGACGCCACCGGCTCCGCCGCGCGCGCGGTAACCGGCACGGTCACGGTTACCGTCACCGCGGTACCGGACGCACCCACCGGCGTGTCCGCCAGCCCATCCGGCATCAGTGCTATGAACGTGTCATGGACACCGGGAGCGGATAACGGCTCGCCGATCACCGGGTACACGCTCACCGAGACCGGCGGGGCAGGCTCCTGGAACTGCGCCGGCTCCCCCTGCGCCGCCACCGGCCTGACGCCCGGCGGCACCTACTCCTTCCAGGTGGTGGCCACCAACGCGGTGGGCGCATCCGCCCCCTCGGCCGCCTCGGCCCCGGTGACGCTGACCGTCACCCCAGACGCACCCACCGGCGTTAACCTCAGTGGCGGGAACGCCTCCGTGACGGTCTCCTGGGGCGCCGCCGCCCCATCAGCGGGGTTTCCATCACCTACGAGGTACAGCTGTTGCAGGACGGCAGTGTGGTTTCCAGCCAGGCGGTGTCCGGGACCTCGGCGGCGTTCCGCTCATTGA
- a CDS encoding adenylyltransferase/cytidyltransferase family protein, producing MITGYVPGGFDMLHIGHLNILSAAATRCDRLIAGVATDESLERMKGRAPIVPHDERMALVAALRVVDAVVPDFDQDKRLAWQREPFDILFKGTDWQDTEKGDLLEQQMAEVGATVVYLPYTPTTSSSMLRRMLAQEVASHSGTAAR from the coding sequence ATGATCACCGGATACGTACCCGGCGGCTTTGACATGCTGCACATCGGGCATCTCAACATCCTCAGCGCGGCCGCCACCCGCTGCGACCGCCTGATCGCCGGCGTGGCAACCGACGAGTCCCTGGAGCGCATGAAGGGCCGCGCCCCGATCGTCCCCCACGACGAGCGCATGGCGCTGGTTGCCGCGCTGCGGGTCGTGGACGCCGTGGTGCCGGACTTCGACCAGGACAAGCGCCTGGCCTGGCAGCGTGAGCCCTTCGACATCCTGTTCAAGGGCACCGACTGGCAGGACACCGAGAAGGGAGACCTGCTGGAGCAGCAGATGGCAGAGGTGGGCGCCACCGTCGTCTACCTGCCCTACACGCCCACGACGTCCTCCAGCATGCTGCGCCGCATGCTCGCGCAGGAGGTCGCCTCACACTCCGGAACCGCCGCCAGATGA
- a CDS encoding sugar transferase: MTSPLSAAPTPQPAGQRERSGGKARFLPPLESPLFTAWPTMRQDLLSWVFLGDLTAVVLPIWVAAICLAWEPLRLLHAFIVGALMVAIAWMAGALGVDVVDQARSGAGRVTLAAAVTAPVALLLAQLLTPQLSALSVLVPLCAQLTLSLLGRYTESRWLRARRTEGRGLRRTLIVMGPGAEPILRDLRSHPADGFLIVGYVSSSTNRSHAAARLGSVEETNAMITSERIDVVMTLGGVSPDDLVTLMRGLTSTGARLVVAPGLQDVVPGRMRGLPVTHGWTGLIDVSLRRTRLLAKEIFDRTAGTVLLVLFSPLLAAAAIAVRLDSPGPAFYRQTRVGQDGSPFTLWKLRSMRTDSDARREAVVKAGGDAGNEVLFKNRTDPRITRVGRFIRRTSIDELPQLINVVRGEMSLVGPRPALPSEVAEYDAEARRRLLVKPGLTGLWQVSGRSDLSWDTTVALDRHYVENRGARLDASIFLSTFKAVVGGKGAY, from the coding sequence TTGACCAGCCCGCTCAGCGCAGCCCCCACCCCGCAGCCCGCTGGGCAGCGGGAGCGGTCCGGCGGCAAGGCTCGATTTCTGCCGCCACTGGAGTCCCCACTGTTCACGGCCTGGCCCACCATGCGTCAGGACCTGCTGTCATGGGTGTTCCTCGGTGACCTCACTGCCGTAGTGCTGCCGATCTGGGTCGCCGCCATCTGCCTGGCCTGGGAGCCCCTGCGGCTGCTGCACGCCTTCATCGTCGGCGCACTGATGGTGGCGATCGCCTGGATGGCAGGGGCGCTGGGGGTCGACGTCGTGGACCAGGCCCGCTCGGGCGCCGGCCGCGTCACCCTGGCCGCTGCGGTAACCGCTCCGGTGGCACTCCTACTGGCCCAACTGCTCACTCCGCAGCTTTCGGCGCTGTCTGTGCTCGTGCCGCTGTGCGCCCAGCTGACCCTGTCCCTCCTCGGCAGATACACCGAGAGTCGGTGGCTGCGGGCACGGCGCACGGAGGGGCGCGGCCTACGGCGCACCCTCATCGTCATGGGCCCCGGCGCCGAGCCCATCCTGCGCGACCTGCGCTCCCACCCCGCGGACGGCTTCCTCATTGTGGGCTACGTCTCCTCCAGCACCAATCGCTCCCATGCCGCCGCCCGCCTCGGCAGCGTGGAGGAGACGAACGCGATGATCACCTCCGAGCGCATCGACGTCGTTATGACGCTCGGGGGCGTGAGCCCGGACGACCTCGTAACCCTCATGCGCGGCCTGACCTCAACCGGTGCTCGGCTCGTGGTCGCCCCCGGCCTGCAGGACGTGGTTCCGGGGCGCATGCGGGGACTGCCGGTTACGCACGGCTGGACCGGCCTGATCGACGTGAGCCTGCGCCGCACCCGCCTGCTCGCCAAGGAGATCTTCGACCGGACCGCAGGCACCGTGCTGCTCGTGCTCTTCTCCCCGCTCTTGGCTGCGGCCGCCATTGCCGTCCGCCTGGACTCCCCCGGCCCTGCCTTCTACCGCCAGACCCGAGTGGGCCAGGACGGCTCGCCCTTCACGCTCTGGAAGCTGCGCTCGATGCGAACCGACTCGGACGCCCGTCGCGAGGCCGTGGTCAAGGCCGGCGGTGACGCGGGCAACGAGGTTCTGTTCAAGAATCGAACCGATCCGCGTATCACCCGCGTGGGCCGCTTCATCCGCCGCACCTCCATCGACGAGCTGCCACAGCTGATCAATGTGGTGCGTGGCGAGATGAGCCTGGTGGGCCCGCGCCCGGCGCTTCCCAGCGAGGTGGCCGAGTACGACGCCGAGGCCCGCCGCCGCCTTCTGGTCAAGCCCGGTCTTACTGGCCTGTGGCAGGTATCGGGACGCTCGGACCTTTCATGGGACACCACGGTCGCGCTGGACCGGCACTACGTCGAGAACCGGGGCGCCCGCCTGGACGCCAGCATTTTCCTGTCAACCTTCAAGGCCGTCGTCGGCGGCAAGGGAGCGTACTGA
- a CDS encoding TetR/AcrR family transcriptional regulator — protein MASKRTRMSASERREQLITVARSLFAKKGFEATSIEEIANRAKVSKPVVYEHFGGKEGLYAVIVDRELTAIYTTITRALESSSSASVIVERAALALLTYIEESSDGFRILSSNSFHATADNHGSDTYSTLLADVAIQVSGLLATHFSAHGINPRTAPLYAQMLVGIVAMPSQWWLDNPAMSKEEVAAHMVNLAWNGLRAMTPNPTLRGTPETGA, from the coding sequence ATGGCCTCCAAGCGCACCCGGATGAGCGCGTCCGAGCGGCGCGAACAACTGATCACCGTCGCCCGCTCCCTGTTCGCCAAGAAGGGCTTCGAGGCCACCAGCATCGAGGAGATCGCCAATCGCGCAAAGGTCTCCAAACCGGTGGTCTACGAGCACTTCGGCGGAAAGGAAGGCCTCTACGCGGTCATCGTGGACCGCGAGCTCACGGCCATTTACACCACCATCACCCGAGCCCTGGAGTCCTCCTCCTCCGCCTCGGTGATCGTTGAGCGCGCCGCGCTGGCCCTGTTGACCTACATCGAGGAATCCTCCGACGGGTTCCGCATCCTGTCCTCCAACAGTTTCCACGCCACGGCCGACAACCACGGCTCGGACACCTACTCCACCCTGCTGGCCGACGTCGCCATCCAGGTCTCCGGCCTGCTGGCCACGCACTTCTCCGCCCACGGAATCAATCCGCGCACCGCTCCGCTGTATGCGCAGATGCTGGTTGGAATCGTGGCGATGCCCTCACAGTGGTGGCTGGACAACCCGGCGATGAGCAAGGAGGAGGTCGCCGCTCACATGGTCAATCTCGCGTGGAACGGGCTGCGGGCTATGACCCCCAATCCAACGCTGCGCGGTACCCCCGAAACCGGCGCATAA